The Mesorhizobium loti DNA segment GGCGGTTGAACCCGTGGCGGACCGCAAAAACACGTGCAAATATCCTCTTCGTAGTCATACGCACATAGACAACCACGTCCTCGTCTCGCGCACTGGACACTGCATATGCATTCATCCTCGATCGACAAGCATCTTCTCCAGTGATTGATTTCTGCCGTGGGACGACGACCGTTTCATTCCTTCAAGGGAAACGATCACGAAGCGGCGACGGCGTCATCCACCGTTCGGTGGACAGTGACGGTTCCAGGGTGACGATTTCTCGACCCGAGGCCGCACAGTGATGTGAGGCCGGGCGCGCCACAGCCGCCCCATCCGCCTTGGTGGCAAGTCATCGACAGCTTTTTTCCAACAAACCCATCGTCGTTGGAAGGATTTAACTCTACAAGAACGATAGAATTAGCGGACTATTATAGGGCAATCCGGTTTTCTCTGTTTTCATGGAGCCCTTTGATGTCCACGATTTCGCGACGCATTCTCCTTCTGTCGTCGGCCGCCCTTGCCGGCGCCGCCTTCCTCAGCCCGGCTTTGGCCGAAGACCTGAAAATCACCATCGGCTACCAGACGGTGGTCGAGCCCTCGAAAGTGCCGCAGGCCGATGGTGTCTATGAAAAGGCCACCAAGGCGACGATCGACTGGCGCAAATTCGATTCCGGCGCCGATGTCATCGCCGCGGTCGCTTCCGGCTCGGTCGATATCGGCTATGTCGGTTCGAGCCCGCTGGCGGCCGCCGCCAGCCGCGAGCTGCCGATCCAGACCATCTTTGTCGTCGGCCTGATCGGGCCGTCCGAAGCGCTGGTCGCCCGCAACGGCGCCGGCATCGAGAAGGTCGCCGACCTCGCCGGCAAGAAGGTCGCCGTGCCCTTCGTCTCGACGACGCATTACAGCCTGCTTGCCGCGCTGAAGCATGAGAATGTCGATCCGAAGTCGGTGCAGATCCTCAACCTCAGGCCACCGGAAATCGCCGCCGCCTTCGCCCGCGGCGACATCGACGCGGCCTATGTCTGGGATCCGGCACTCGGCCAGATCAAGACGACGGGCAAGGTCGTGCTGGATTCTTCGCAGGTCGCCGCCTGGGGCGCGCCGACCTTCGACGCGTGGATCGTGCGCACCGACTTTGCCGAGAAGAACCCGGAAGCGGTGCGCGACTTCGTCAAGGTGACGGGCGCCGCCTATGCCGAATATCTCGCCAAGCCCGATGCCTGGTCGGTGTCCTCGCCGCAGGCCGGCAAGATCGCCAAGCTCACCGGCGCCAAGCTGGAAGAGGTGCCGGAGCTGTTGAAGGGCTACGTCTTCCCGACGCTCGAGGAGCAGGCCTCCGACAAATTCCTCGGCGGCGGCACGGTCAAGGCGGTCGCGGCGGCCTCCGCCTTCCTCAAGGAGCAGGGCAAGGTCGACGCCGTGCTGCCGGACTATTCGAAATATGTGACGTCGAAATACGTCACCGAGGCGCTGGCCTCGAACTGAGCGCCCGACGTCACCTGAACGCGCGCGGATCTTCTTCCCTGACGCCGTGCGTGCTGCCCCGGAACTGCTGACGAGGAGCCGTTCCGGGGCAGTCGGATCTCAACAGACCTCCTGAGAGGCCCCATGCCGCATCTCGTGCTCGACAAGATCTCGATCCAGTATGAGGGCCAGCCGGCACCTGCTGTCGAGCGTGTGTCGATCGACGTCGCCGGGGATGATTTCGTCGTGCTTGTCGGCCGTTCCGGCTGCGGCAAGACCTCGTTGCTCAACGTCGCCGCCGGCCTGGTCACGCCGGCACGCGGCAGTGCCACGATCAATGGCCAGCCGATCACGGCACCCGGCTCGGATCGCGCCGTGGTGTTCCAGAACGATGCGCTGTTTCCCTGGCTGACCGCGCGGGAAAACGTTGCCTTCGCACTGCGGCTGCGCGGTGTCAGGCCGGCCGAGCGGGCGCGCCGCGCCGACCAGCTTCTGGCGCTGGTCAAGCTTGACCGTGCCGGCGACAAGCGCATCTGGGAGCTGTCCGGCGGCATGCGCCAGCGTGTCGGCCTTGCCCGCGCGCTCGCTGCCGAACCGCAATTCCTGCTGCTCGACGAACCGCTCGGCGCGCTCGATGCGCTGACGCGCGAGCGCATGCAGACGACGCTGCTGGACCTCTGGACGGCAAGCCATGCCGGCGTGCTGATGGTCACGCACGGCATCGAGGAGGCGCTGGTGCTCGCCACCCGCATCGTCGTGCTGGCGCCAGGCCCGGGCCGCGTGGTGCGGACCTTCGAGCCCGGCTTCTCCAGGCGCTACGCCTCGGGCGAGGCCATCCGCGCGATCAAGGCCGACCCGGCCTTTGCCGCGGCGCGCGGCGAACTGACCGACGCCATCTTCGAGGGAGAAGCGGCATGACCATTTCCTCCTACACCGAGCGGCCCGGCTCCAGCACCGAAGAGACCGACGGCCTGTCGGTGCCGTGGTCGCGGCCGAGCCCGAAACGCCGGGGCGTTTCGGCGCGCATGATCAGCGCGGTCACCATACTGGTGGTGCTGGCGGCGTGGGCGCTGTCGGCCCGCCTGCAACTGGTGTCGCCGGTGTTCCTGCCCTCGCCGGTCGCGGTGTGGAACAAGTTCATCGTGGTTATCA contains these protein-coding regions:
- a CDS encoding taurine ABC transporter substrate-binding protein; the protein is MSTISRRILLLSSAALAGAAFLSPALAEDLKITIGYQTVVEPSKVPQADGVYEKATKATIDWRKFDSGADVIAAVASGSVDIGYVGSSPLAAAASRELPIQTIFVVGLIGPSEALVARNGAGIEKVADLAGKKVAVPFVSTTHYSLLAALKHENVDPKSVQILNLRPPEIAAAFARGDIDAAYVWDPALGQIKTTGKVVLDSSQVAAWGAPTFDAWIVRTDFAEKNPEAVRDFVKVTGAAYAEYLAKPDAWSVSSPQAGKIAKLTGAKLEEVPELLKGYVFPTLEEQASDKFLGGGTVKAVAAASAFLKEQGKVDAVLPDYSKYVTSKYVTEALASN
- a CDS encoding taurine ABC transporter ATP-binding protein; this encodes MPHLVLDKISIQYEGQPAPAVERVSIDVAGDDFVVLVGRSGCGKTSLLNVAAGLVTPARGSATINGQPITAPGSDRAVVFQNDALFPWLTARENVAFALRLRGVRPAERARRADQLLALVKLDRAGDKRIWELSGGMRQRVGLARALAAEPQFLLLDEPLGALDALTRERMQTTLLDLWTASHAGVLMVTHGIEEALVLATRIVVLAPGPGRVVRTFEPGFSRRYASGEAIRAIKADPAFAAARGELTDAIFEGEAA